From Cellulosimicrobium cellulans, the proteins below share one genomic window:
- a CDS encoding phage holin family protein has translation MIRFLLSFAINVVLAAVGLLVASSLFDGVTVHASGFVVAVLIFAVAQAILAPFVFNVARKYASAILGGIGLVSTFLALWVATLIGDGLEISGASTWIGVTVVVWVIGALGGWFLGWLVLTRWWDRRQEQKRIREATAKG, from the coding sequence ATGATCCGCTTCCTGCTGAGCTTCGCGATCAACGTGGTCCTCGCTGCCGTGGGCCTCCTCGTGGCCTCCAGCCTGTTCGACGGCGTCACCGTGCACGCCTCGGGCTTCGTCGTCGCCGTGCTGATCTTCGCGGTGGCCCAGGCGATCCTCGCGCCGTTCGTGTTCAACGTGGCGCGCAAGTACGCGTCGGCGATCCTGGGCGGGATCGGCCTCGTGTCGACGTTCCTCGCCCTGTGGGTCGCGACGCTCATCGGGGACGGGCTGGAGATCTCGGGCGCGTCCACGTGGATCGGCGTCACGGTCGTCGTCTGGGTGATCGGTGCGCTGGGCGGCTGGTTCCTGGGGTGGCTCGTCCTCACCCGCTGGTGGGACCGCCGCCAGGAGCAGAAGCGGATCCGCGAGGCCACGGCCAAGGGCTGA
- a CDS encoding PAS and ANTAR domain-containing protein, producing MDDHAIEQALARGAHQQIGQYRLDLSTGVWWWSPETYRLHGFEPGDVVPTTALVLAHKHPDDRERVRQILDEARRTGAPFSSVHRIMDAHGAERFLVVVGQGRRDRETGAVAELVGYFVDVTRTVTTHAQERARHDIAAAAETRGTIEQAKGVVMLAYGVHPDEAFARLRRASNDRNVPLRELARLVVNEGALGGADGVERVAALLR from the coding sequence GTGGACGACCATGCCATCGAGCAAGCCCTCGCGCGCGGCGCGCACCAGCAGATCGGCCAGTACCGCCTGGACCTGAGCACGGGCGTGTGGTGGTGGTCGCCCGAGACGTACCGCCTGCACGGCTTCGAGCCGGGCGACGTCGTGCCGACGACCGCCCTCGTCCTGGCCCACAAGCACCCCGACGACCGGGAACGGGTCCGGCAGATCCTCGACGAGGCGCGGCGCACCGGCGCGCCGTTCTCGAGCGTGCACCGGATCATGGACGCGCACGGCGCGGAGCGCTTCCTCGTCGTCGTGGGTCAGGGTCGCCGCGACCGGGAGACGGGCGCCGTCGCCGAGCTGGTCGGCTACTTCGTGGACGTCACCCGGACCGTCACCACGCACGCGCAGGAGCGCGCCCGGCACGACATCGCCGCCGCCGCGGAGACCCGCGGGACGATCGAGCAGGCCAAGGGGGTCGTGATGCTCGCCTACGGCGTGCACCCGGACGAGGCGTTCGCGCGCCTCCGGCGCGCGTCCAACGACCGCAACGTCCCGCTGCGCGAGCTCGCCCGCCTCGTCGTGAACGAGGGCGCGCTGGGCGGCGCGGACGGCGTCGAGCGCGTCGCCGCGCTCCTGCGCTAG
- a CDS encoding GAP family protein translates to MGALVLDLLPLGLGIVVSPLAIMALVAVLLSRRAEANGVLFLVGWVVGLALVLALSFLVLRALEVHERHAPPLWVPAVRLVLGAVLLWATVLVYRRGTARKRQMAAAATPSSTRHGSRTRRRTTAGPPSC, encoded by the coding sequence GTGGGCGCGCTCGTCCTCGACCTCCTGCCGCTGGGGCTCGGCATCGTCGTGAGCCCCCTGGCGATCATGGCGCTCGTCGCCGTGCTCCTGTCCCGCCGCGCGGAGGCGAACGGCGTCCTGTTCCTCGTCGGCTGGGTCGTCGGGCTCGCCCTCGTGCTGGCGCTGAGCTTTCTCGTCCTCAGGGCGCTCGAGGTCCACGAGCGGCACGCCCCGCCCCTGTGGGTGCCGGCCGTGCGGCTGGTGCTCGGCGCCGTCCTCCTGTGGGCGACGGTGCTCGTCTACCGCCGCGGGACGGCGCGCAAGCGGCAGATGGCGGCGGCCGCGACGCCGTCCTCGACAAGGCACGGGTCGCGCACGAGGCGGAGGACGACGGCTGGACCGCCGAGCTGCTGA
- a CDS encoding ion channel protein yields the protein MSDAPATALTTRRLLRSVVPALVVGVVSALTLLALSELATWIQHLVWDRLPQAWGVATTRTWWTVLVLTLTGVLVGATVRWAPGHAGVDPATTELVSAPLPLRALPGLAVALVLGLAGGVSLGPENPIIAINVALAAWFLCRPRFGVPVTGAVALAMAGTIGAMFATPVAAALVLTESFAERGDRSGPLFDRLFAPLGAAGAGAVTMTAVGAPTFAVDLPDYTGPALGDVASMAVIAVVAALVTLLAVLAFTPVHTLFHRFRSPVLALGLGGLVLGLLGVLGGPLTLFKGLEEMKELADQADTLAWSAILLMAVVKLAALVVAAGAGFRGGRIFPAVFVGVALGLSAAALVPAVPPAIAVSAGVLGAVLVVARDGWLALFMAAVTVGDVHLLPVLCVAVVPLWLVVRSMPPLRVTVPAGRPEFAALGPVPTPAGPAER from the coding sequence GTGTCCGACGCGCCGGCTACCGCCCTCACGACGAGGCGCCTCCTGCGGTCCGTGGTCCCGGCCCTCGTCGTCGGTGTCGTCAGCGCGCTCACGCTCCTCGCGCTGTCGGAGCTCGCCACCTGGATCCAGCACCTGGTGTGGGACCGGCTGCCGCAGGCCTGGGGAGTGGCGACGACACGCACGTGGTGGACGGTGCTCGTGCTCACCCTCACCGGCGTGCTCGTGGGCGCCACCGTCCGCTGGGCGCCGGGGCACGCCGGTGTCGACCCGGCCACCACGGAGCTCGTCTCCGCCCCGCTCCCGCTCCGGGCCCTGCCGGGACTCGCGGTCGCGCTCGTCCTGGGCCTCGCCGGAGGGGTGAGCCTCGGGCCCGAGAACCCGATCATCGCGATCAACGTCGCGCTCGCCGCGTGGTTCCTGTGCCGACCGCGGTTCGGCGTCCCCGTCACGGGGGCGGTCGCGCTCGCGATGGCAGGCACCATCGGCGCGATGTTCGCGACGCCCGTCGCCGCCGCGCTCGTGCTCACCGAGAGCTTCGCCGAGCGCGGCGACCGGAGCGGCCCCCTGTTCGACCGCCTGTTCGCCCCCCTGGGTGCCGCCGGGGCGGGCGCCGTCACCATGACGGCGGTCGGCGCCCCGACCTTCGCGGTCGACCTCCCCGACTACACCGGCCCGGCGCTGGGCGACGTCGCGAGCATGGCGGTGATCGCCGTCGTCGCGGCCCTGGTCACGCTCCTCGCCGTGCTCGCGTTCACCCCCGTGCACACCCTCTTCCACCGCTTCCGCAGCCCGGTGCTCGCGCTGGGGCTCGGCGGGCTCGTGCTGGGCCTGCTGGGTGTCCTGGGCGGGCCCCTCACCCTCTTCAAGGGCCTCGAGGAGATGAAGGAGCTCGCCGACCAGGCCGACACCCTCGCCTGGTCCGCGATCCTCCTCATGGCCGTCGTGAAGCTCGCTGCGCTCGTCGTCGCGGCGGGCGCGGGCTTCCGCGGGGGCCGCATCTTCCCGGCGGTCTTCGTCGGCGTGGCCCTGGGGCTCTCCGCCGCCGCGCTCGTCCCCGCGGTGCCCCCCGCGATCGCCGTGTCCGCGGGCGTGCTGGGAGCGGTCCTGGTGGTCGCCCGCGACGGCTGGCTCGCGCTGTTCATGGCGGCCGTGACCGTCGGTGACGTCCACCTGCTCCCCGTGCTGTGCGTGGCCGTCGTCCCGCTGTGGCTCGTCGTCCGCTCGATGCCCCCGCTGCGCGTCACCGTCCCTGCGGGCAGGCCCGAGTTCGCCGCGCTCGGTCCCGTGCCCACCCCGGCCGGGCCCGCGGAGCGCTGA
- a CDS encoding DUF1269 domain-containing protein — translation MATLTVWKFDTPEGAQRAEDALLALQKQELIQVQDAAIVSWEEGKKKPKTRQGNSTTAVGALGGTFWGLLFGLLFFVPLLGAAIGAASGAIAGALTDVGIDDDFIDSVRSKVTPGTSALFVLTSGAVIDRVHEALQAEGVHGELIQTNLSADEEAKLRAAFDENA, via the coding sequence GTGGCAACGCTCACCGTGTGGAAGTTCGACACCCCCGAGGGCGCGCAGCGCGCCGAGGACGCGCTGCTCGCGCTCCAGAAGCAGGAGCTCATCCAGGTCCAGGACGCGGCGATCGTGTCCTGGGAGGAGGGCAAGAAGAAGCCGAAGACGCGGCAGGGCAACAGCACGACGGCGGTCGGGGCGCTCGGCGGCACGTTCTGGGGCCTGCTGTTCGGCCTCCTCTTCTTCGTCCCGCTGCTCGGGGCGGCCATCGGCGCGGCCTCCGGGGCGATCGCGGGTGCGCTGACCGACGTCGGCATCGACGACGACTTCATCGACTCCGTGCGCAGCAAGGTCACGCCGGGCACGTCGGCGCTGTTCGTGCTGACGTCGGGCGCCGTGATCGACCGCGTGCACGAGGCGCTGCAGGCCGAGGGCGTCCACGGCGAGCTCATCCAGACGAACCTCTCCGCGGACGAGGAGGCCAAGCTCCGGGCGGCCTTCGACGAGAACGCCTGA
- a CDS encoding GAP family protein has protein sequence MGAAIGQSLPVAVGVLISPLPIVAVVLMLVSGRAKANAFAFLAGWFVAVGAVTLLVATLAGAATPDDEGPPLWAAILKIVLGVLLLLLAVKQWRGRPRAGVEPPAPKWMSAIDAFTPVKAAGLAVLLGAVNPKNLLLVVSGGAAIASAAPADTNAQVVASVVFALVASLGVATPVFIYLFMGSRAATMLDDLKAWMIHNNAVIMAVLLLVLGAKMLGDGISAL, from the coding sequence ATGGGCGCGGCGATCGGTCAGTCCCTCCCCGTCGCGGTGGGCGTGCTCATCAGCCCCCTGCCGATCGTGGCGGTCGTGCTCATGCTCGTGAGCGGGCGGGCGAAGGCGAACGCCTTCGCGTTCCTCGCCGGGTGGTTCGTCGCGGTCGGCGCGGTGACGCTGCTCGTCGCGACGCTCGCCGGGGCCGCCACGCCAGACGACGAGGGCCCGCCGCTGTGGGCCGCGATCCTCAAGATCGTCCTGGGCGTCCTGCTGCTCCTCCTCGCGGTGAAGCAGTGGCGCGGCCGTCCTCGGGCCGGGGTCGAGCCGCCGGCGCCGAAGTGGATGTCGGCGATCGACGCGTTCACGCCCGTGAAGGCCGCCGGCCTCGCCGTCCTGCTCGGCGCGGTCAACCCGAAGAACCTGCTGCTCGTCGTCTCCGGCGGTGCGGCGATCGCGTCGGCCGCCCCCGCGGACACGAACGCCCAGGTGGTCGCGTCCGTCGTGTTCGCGCTCGTCGCGAGCCTCGGCGTCGCGACCCCGGTCTTCATCTACCTGTTCATGGGGTCCCGCGCCGCCACGATGCTCGACGACCTCAAGGCGTGGATGATCCACAACAACGCGGTCATCATGGCCGTCCTCCTGCTCGTCCTGGGCGCCAAGATGCTCGGCGACGGGATCTCCGCGCTCTGA
- a CDS encoding AI-2E family transporter, producing the protein MTTPTPAEDPRSDVSDAGALPVQHDSRRPPRWVPRALAMAVVAVFVGVFAWYAMGQLKSLGVNILIAFFVALALEPIVVWLVRHGWRRGAAAAVALIGSLLTILVVLALFGNLFIQQLVQLVQSLPTLYASVQDFVADRFDVVIPDSDDLIRQVINDFGDDVASGALVVTTTIVGGIFASLTIMLVTYYLLAAGPKFRAAVCRWLTPNRQEEVLRLWEITQVKVSDFINSRIVLAALSSVFTFVFLVIVQTPYALPLAVFTGVVSQFVPTIGTYIGGALPVAVALTSQGLPQALGVLAFIIGYQQLENLYFSPKVSARALEMNPAVSFVVVLAFGAVFGALGAFLALPIAATIQAVANTYLQRHELIESHMLHDPGSEGHRPHGRGRDRDGDGGTARRRRKNREAALEAERTVDERRAEGIE; encoded by the coding sequence ATGACGACGCCGACCCCTGCCGAGGACCCCAGGTCGGACGTGTCGGACGCGGGCGCACTCCCTGTCCAGCACGACTCCCGAAGGCCTCCGCGCTGGGTCCCGCGCGCGCTCGCCATGGCCGTCGTCGCGGTCTTCGTGGGGGTCTTCGCGTGGTACGCGATGGGCCAGCTCAAGTCGCTCGGGGTCAACATCCTCATCGCGTTCTTCGTCGCGCTCGCCCTGGAGCCCATCGTCGTGTGGCTCGTTCGCCACGGCTGGCGGCGGGGTGCGGCGGCGGCGGTGGCCCTGATCGGCTCGCTCCTGACGATCCTCGTGGTCCTCGCGCTCTTCGGGAACCTGTTCATCCAGCAGCTCGTCCAGCTCGTCCAGTCGCTCCCCACCCTGTACGCGAGCGTCCAGGACTTCGTCGCGGACCGCTTCGACGTGGTCATCCCCGACTCGGACGACCTCATCCGGCAGGTCATCAACGACTTCGGCGACGACGTCGCGTCCGGCGCCCTCGTCGTCACCACCACGATCGTCGGGGGCATCTTCGCGTCCCTGACGATCATGCTCGTCACCTACTACCTGCTCGCGGCGGGGCCCAAGTTCCGCGCCGCGGTGTGCCGCTGGCTCACGCCGAACCGCCAGGAGGAGGTCCTGCGGCTCTGGGAGATCACGCAGGTCAAGGTCTCCGACTTCATCAACTCGCGCATCGTCCTCGCCGCGCTGTCGAGCGTCTTCACCTTCGTCTTCCTGGTGATCGTCCAGACGCCCTACGCGCTCCCCCTCGCGGTGTTCACCGGCGTCGTCTCGCAGTTCGTCCCCACGATCGGCACGTACATCGGCGGCGCGCTGCCGGTCGCGGTCGCGCTCACGTCGCAGGGCCTTCCCCAGGCGCTCGGGGTGCTCGCGTTCATCATCGGGTACCAGCAGCTCGAGAACCTGTACTTCTCCCCCAAGGTCTCCGCCCGCGCGCTGGAGATGAACCCGGCGGTGAGCTTCGTCGTCGTGCTCGCGTTCGGCGCGGTGTTCGGCGCGCTGGGCGCGTTCCTCGCGCTGCCGATCGCCGCGACGATCCAGGCGGTCGCGAACACGTACCTCCAGCGGCACGAGCTCATCGAGTCGCACATGCTGCACGACCCCGGCTCCGAGGGGCACCGTCCGCACGGCAGAGGGCGGGACCGGGACGGCGACGGCGGCACCGCGCGGCGGCGCCGCAAGAACCGCGAGGCCGCCCTCGAGGCCGAGCGCACGGTCGACGAGAGGCGCGCCGAGGGCATCGAGTAG
- a CDS encoding DUF7144 family membrane protein produces MARSSQVSAWVGWVWFAGIVLVTIGFFNAISGLVAVFSPNSLVGVTDAGIVVLDVSTWGWIHLVIGVLLILTGFALLSGKGWARMVAIVLVVLNAIAQFTTLQVTPWWSLITIVLDVFVLWALVVHGDEAERAAR; encoded by the coding sequence ATGGCACGCTCGTCGCAGGTCTCGGCATGGGTCGGCTGGGTCTGGTTCGCGGGGATCGTCCTCGTGACGATCGGCTTCTTCAACGCGATCAGCGGGCTGGTCGCCGTCTTCTCCCCGAACAGCCTCGTCGGTGTCACCGACGCGGGCATCGTCGTCCTCGACGTCTCGACGTGGGGCTGGATCCACCTCGTCATCGGCGTGCTGCTGATCCTCACCGGCTTCGCCCTGCTCTCGGGCAAGGGCTGGGCGCGCATGGTCGCCATCGTCCTGGTCGTCCTCAACGCGATCGCCCAGTTCACGACGCTCCAGGTGACCCCGTGGTGGTCGCTGATCACCATCGTGCTCGACGTGTTCGTCCTGTGGGCGCTCGTGGTCCATGGCGACGAGGCCGAGCGCGCCGCGCGCTGA